The segment aaatttcttgacaaatttagctttgccttgaaattttttgatatctttcttgcatgactcatagtgagggaaccttactactgacagtcatggttctccctcgtgatcttcccttttactttgtcaatcaaagtcgtaagatccttagtccattgggggcttggtatatcttgccttcttgacgtggtgaaagcttttcaatgttgttcccttgtactttaccggaagtatgggcgtacgcttatactcccgctaaagtgggggctaaatgtagcgtcctaaaattgcgacacttgcaatttcgaccgcgtttgggtcttcacgatggcgacgcaacaccgaacctgaatggagaccccgaaacctgtttatgacaccaaaaactgcatttttcaagcaccctggcctgatcctccttgcaccctgctgtccttagaggtgggaccatggcgcccagcgccctggtccctggccctattttgggcccagtctcctatggggcttcgggtctttatgtttgcaatttggaaaatagtacttcctagtcggcccaaggtcggaaaaatcagtctttcaaccctaattgacaaatataaaaactacatttcctctcccattttgaggaggaaggatagatatgtacaagacgtggaaccgatattcaagcattcaagcattcaagcattcaagcattcaagcattccttcaagcaattgataattctaagtctccattcaaggctagtgttgcattcaagacaaggattcaaccattgaagaggagatcacatgtcacatacaacatacaacatacaacaacatctacaccttcgcatgtaagaatacaaacattcttacaacaaggtatcagtacttgtttacattacaaacatttacatttacagcattctcatttcttggttaattccaaaactggggtttgacctaaaggcaaacccctcatccctaaccccccaatcgtcctctcttttctgtgtgtaggttgcaggtacgcggctgtaattgaagatctggaatccttgtgccgagacgaacagatcccccttcgtttcacggatttttcggaggaccgtgtgcacgccgggtgccatcgtcccgtcaactttcgctcaaatttgcagaacagcaccgtctcgacattttactgctaattccaggtccgcagctgcataccatattcctatctctgtttataagtgaatctttcctactttatatgcattcctagttcaatctttctatctacatttctttacaaaagagggtatccttgctatcacaacccttgaaactcatatagaatccaatcttgcattgcgtgggattggatcttgtgggtttcaacccctcttttgaatgtaaagtctcccctaagtgaaaaccatcaaccctagtgactctcccttctctctcctcggagttggggaggggagaacggcaAGGGTTTgatatttttccgctttacacatattAGGATCAAACTAAAAAGGGGAGGGGAGAGGGGATGTGACACATGCGagattcaagaaaataatgatggtCGTGCTTATATACATTAAATTATTATTCTAttgataataatttattaataattaatcatttagaatacttttattattattttatttattgcagaTTATATCATTCCAAaacttttttaaaaaactttttaaaatattaTCTATAACATAAGAACTATAAAAGAAAAAACTTGAAATGAGGAGGGTGGGAGGAAAGGTGGGAGTGAGGATTTCAGGGGATTCtgatggaggagaagatgaattagatgatgacgatgatggtgaGAATGCCCTCCCCTGTCAGTGCTTGGATATTGGGTTGTGTACTACATCGTGTTCTTTCTACAATTGGAACTTTTGGATGGGGGTGTTTCTGGCTTGGACTCTGGGGGCAGTTGAAGGCGATGGGGATGACGAAGACCCCGACGGGTTTGTGGGATGTGTGGACTATGTCGTGACCTTTCTTTGCTCATCTCATGACGTTTCTAGCAAGGGATCTCTCTTTCTTTTTGAGCCTTGGTTGGTTGTTCTTTCATCTTCGTGGGGTGCATCTGGTGGCTCTCCTTTTGTGGAGATCTTTTCTTTCGACAAGATTTATTCCTTTCCTCCTAGAATGGTGCGCATGAGGAATGGATGGGCCACATATGGGCTTTCTTTCGTTGTCTTTGTCGGCAGTTTGGGAGATGTTGAGGTCGAAGATGAAtatgggtgttggtgtaaattatgtctcataataacaatttacttaagttgacttagggtaatacatttcatagtagtttggatatgagacacttagggaagtgtgcacatagggatgatgcttgtagaacaaattccaccttttgtggtcttatcttgttgttacattccaccttcagtgggtgatccacctcttgtggaatattttactatttctcctacctacccttgtttctcattaagccacatgtcatgattgtgtgctcacatatccatatggccttgcctttataagcaggctcttctacattgtatgtaattttaatGATCTagtaatgatctagttgatggcattttgcatcttgattagaatacaatttattctgaTCAAACCTATTGTCTCCCTCTTAtgctattcattgtgctctagatcttggctatatttgacaaattcttacatggtatcagagccattggggcttcattgagtagtttatttggagacattttggagcatTCATTTTTTGGATCTAGGGAGTTGTGAATTTTGGGAGAATCCTATGGATATTTTGACCCCACCATTGCGTCTAGAAGGTGGTTTCCAtgaaaatcaagtataaatttgcctatatttggtgaaaattgTATTTTGGCCTTGGAAGAGAATTTTAGCCAATTACGATGTACAATACgatttttatagaaaaaaattataaagaTTGTGTTTTTCTGCAAAAAATATCTCTTTTTTAAATTTTCGCAgttttttaaaattacttgtaaatgttttattaaaaaataaaaaaatattattacttTTTGGGGGGGGGTTCAACCCCGCCTCCCCCCACCCCAACACCTTACTGTCATTTTTTTGTAAATCACAGAgcgtttattttttattttttttattttttttttttgggggtggGGGGGGCCGCCTCCCCTTTTCCTCTGACCATCGGGCTTCATTTTCAGCGACCCACTACCATTCACCCACTTCGGGCATTGTGTCTCTTGCGCAACCTGGCGACCACCGCCTCTGATCGGTTGTCCCTGCACCACCTTCCAACGTTGATTCACCTCTTGGGTCCTATGCTACAACCAGACAACTTCTTCGCTCGCCATCCACCGCTCAACCAAGTGGCTTCTCCTCCCGATTCAGCCTCCGACAAACTTCTATATGCATTCAACAGCTAACAGCGTTTTGTCGCTTGGCAGCACGGCATTTCCTGAACAGTGCAGCACGAACGCCATGTGACGCAATTTAATTTACCTTTGCAGCCTGCCATTCTAACATGTGGCCAACGCACATTGCTCCATGTGGTGACATCTCATAATTGGCCAAGCATAGGGACGACCACATCAATGAACACACAAGCCCATCCTACATTGCCAAGTCAGCTTGACTCATAGTGACATGCCATTTTCCATATGAATGACATCATTATTCATACAGCGGACAGggggagcaatgttttgttgaaggtcatacggtcgtcaaatttaagACAGTGGAATGTTGATACCAGCACTGCATCAACGcattttttgaaatgttttcagCCCCTCTTCAATGAGGTTTTTGGTTTTGCAGTTtgactttggaggcccataacttgctcattttagctccttttttaatgcattttttttttatttgggctaatttctTATCCTCGATTCCTCAAGGGGTTGGACTCTTTCCTATTTTGAGATCTGTGTGCTTCTCTGTCCCTTTTTTGTTTATGAGGGGATCTATTGTGGCTTTGGCTCTTTTATTCTTGTTTATGCCTAAGAGATTATTGTGGGGGTTGGTTTGGGTTTGGTTATCTACCCTTCTTTCACTAAGTTTTTCTAACGATGGTTGTGGGTATGACTCCACTTTCTGGAGGATTTCATGGATTTAAGTGTTTTTATCTTTTGGGGTAGTCACATGGTGTTTTCTTGGGTCTCTTCTTCTGGTCTTCCTTTTGAGGTGGTCCTATTTCTCTTTGTGGAGGTGACATGTTTAGCTGGAGAAGAGGTATCTTACAGATCTGGGGTTGTTGATCCTCTTTGTTTTAGTGGTTCTCTTTCTACTATCTTGAAGGCCTCTTTTGAGGTGGAGCTTTGGGAAGTTGGAGATCTTGTTCTGATTCCCAAAGTTATTGTTCTGTCTTTGGAGGGTGTTGTCTGTTATTGCTTCTTTTATTCCTTCACCCTTTCTTGCTTATTGTTCTCTATGTGGGGACGGTCGACGGGATTGATCCCCCTGGTGTTGTTTGAAGCACCTTCTCTATGGGCAGTAATGTATGTATCTATCTTTCTTGGCCCTATTGTTGGCTTTCCCCTTATTTCTTGGCTTCTACCTCAGTATCTCTAGAGTTATCCGGTTCTTCCTATAGAGGTGGCCCTATCTTCTTTGAGGTGAATATGGATGGTGTTGGAGATGACCTATCTTATATTAAGGTGGAGGTGGATGTTGTGGTTGATGCTCGGAAATGTTGTTGGGGAATTGATGTTGTGGTGACTTTTGGCTGGTTGGGAATTGAGATTGGTCTTTCTattgttttctttcctttatctcctattgaggtggagagattgGAGGGTACCAAATTCTCAGTGTTGTTAATTCTCAAgattaaggttatgggagccttgttaAATCCCATTATTAAGGTTATGGGGAACTGGAATAACCCTATGGTTATGGTTATCGAAGTTTTTAGGTGAATGGCTTCGACCTTCCTTGTTGTTCAGTTGGTTCTTCAATAATCTCTTTTTTGACACTAGGTTGATGGTGGGCTACTGGTTATCTTTGTTGTATCATTTTGCAACTTTCTTctttgggttttgaatctgtgaaaaatctgagggttttaggtcccttcaaaacttgttgtaaggggttttgtgtcccctcaaaacctgtttgttccttaataaaaaatataagaattgttttatttctttatagaTCGATAATACTTCATTAGTAATCAAATTGGTTATAAAATATAGGATTTATTTGAATGGGAAAAAATCATTCATTTTTCTAGGCAAGGCATTCATGGGATTAACAAATATAATCTTGATCATTCtccaaaaaccctaaaagaaaggGCAATGGCAAAGCACTTGAGCAGAACCCTAATAATGGTGTCAAGATGTTCAACGAATCCCACAAGCAGTACCAAAATAATAATGGGAAACCTCTGGCAGTCCCACAAGAACAAGTACCTCTTGGGGATGGAAGAGTTCGAGAAAACCCTCAAAAAGAAGAAGTTGTTCAATTGCATGATTTGACAGAGAAAGTGTGGATTCGGGTCTCGTCCAATGAAGTGAATAAAAAGAGAGATCTTAAATGAATTAGATAAAAAGTGGTGACAAGGGTACACAATTCTTCCTTGAAATGTTAAAACAGAAAGAGTATAAGGAAATTATTGATAGATTCAAGAAAGAAGATAAAGTAGTGCAATATTAGGAAGAAACTCAGAGCTTGCCAAAGATCTTTATAAATCTTTGATTCCTAAGAAGATCTTAGAAGATAATTTCTTCTCTTCGAACAAAGACATAATATTGGAAGATGTTCAAGAAGCAATCAAGGTGCTAAGAGATGGGTTGCTTGTGGAATTATACAAGAAGAACATGGATTAGATAAGTGAGGAGATGGGTTGCTTGTGGAAGCTCTAAGCAAAGGGACCCTAGGAAGTAATATCAACAAAGTCACCACCAATTTGATTCTCAAGGATGGGGATAAGACCCTTATCAAAAATTGGAGACATTGCACTTTAAATGTTTCTTATAAGGTTCTTGTTAAGGTCACAACTCTTTTAATGGATATTATGCCAAAATTCATCAACAATATCCAAACCAGTTTTATCAAGGGGAGATATATCTTGGAGAACCTCATCACTAGTTGGGAGGCCATGTATTGGGCCAAAAAGACCAAGTAGAATACTGTCATGTTTCTCCCAAACTTTTAGAAGGCATATGATAGGTTTGAATAGACATTTTTTACAAATCCTAAAAGTGTTCGGTTTTCCCGAAAAGTTTTGTAACATGGTTGGTACCCTTATGAAAGGTTCTAATGCTCAAAGAGATATAAATGGATCTCTCTTGAAACCATTCTGCCTTGAGAGGTTCATTAGGAAAGGTTCCCCTTTGGCCCTTACCTTATGTGTTAAAACATCAAATGCAATCTATTATTTGCACATTGTTAAAACATAAAATGCAATCTATTATTTGCACATTGTTAAAACATCAGATGCAACCTATTATCTTCTCAAAGACTCCTCTCTCTCTCCTAAGGTGAAAGGAATTACATTGTCCAACAAAAATAGTCTACTAAATATTCAATTTGTTGATAAAGTAAAAGAAGAAATTAATGAGCATTCATTAATTATTATTTCAATTGATGATCattcattaataattaattatttataataccATTACTATTATCTTATTTATCACATTGCTAGATAGGGGGAAGTTAGATTTGATAAAGTAAAAGAAGCAATTAATGGTGGTCATGCTTATATACATTAAATTATTCTTTCAATTGATAATAattcattaataattaattatttatcatacctttattattattttatttattgcagaTTATATCATTCCAgaacttgaaaaaaaaaacttttaaaaatataaTCTATAACATAAGAACTATTATATTTCTTTATAGATGGATAGTACTTCCTTATGTAATCAAATTGGTTATAACATACGGAagcctcaaatcttgaattccttttattatatttagtaaatagaaataataatgGACTTGAACGGTCGAAATGTGAAGTGAATCAAATTCGAACAATTTAAACAATAAATTAAATGGAGTTGTGTGCCACCATGAGATAGTCTATGGCATTCTTGTAAAGACGCAGCATATTTACAGTTTCTGTAGGTCGTTTACTTCAGGTGTATAAGCGTATCATTATTTGTAGGTCAAAAACTAATTCAGTTGAACGTTGTATTCTATAAGAATGATGTTCAACTCTATTATGATTATAGATTTTGGGGAAATTTTCCTTACATTGGTTAAGTTAAACAACAGTAGTAGCAACTTGAGCTGCAGAACCCGTTCCTTAAACTCTCAATCAATCTTGTCTGTTATTTGGTATGCCAAGATTCTACAATCTCATGTTCATGTTCAGATGCAGTTGCCAATTTGTTCATCTCCTTGCAATAATTTACAAGGCTTTCCGGAGTGTTCCAAATGGACCCCGATTGACTCTAATCCACACTAAACTTCACAAAACCAGTCAAGACTACTTAACAACATTGAGAGGGCTATACTGTATTTCTCTATAGATCTAAATAATGGTCCACAAATATCCCTCAAACGTATGAGTGGGTTATCTTAGAGAGTATCCAATGAATTTTTGACACAATTATGTGACTTTGTCTAGAAGATATTTGCTCTAGGATTTTATATCCTTACCTAATGAAGTCCTTAATATATCCATCATCTACAAGCACCCTTTTCACTTTGTTCATGGTAATGAAGATCTTGAAATACAAAGGGAGATTATGAGATAGATATATCCTTACCTAATGAAGTCCTTAATATATCCATCATCTACAAGCACCCTTTTCACTTTGTTCATGGTAATGAAGATCTTGAAATACAAAGGGAGATTATGAGATAGACATGTATAACAGACAagccattttcaaaaaaaataatgggTTGGAAACAAGTATTTATCTCTAGCTTGAAATTAGGATTAATCAATATCATTAGGAATTCTTGATTCTTGAAGGAATTTATATAAgatatattcaaaaaaaataatgGGTTGGAAACAAGTATTTATCTCTAGCTTGAAATTAGGATTAATCAATATCATTAGGAATTCTTGATTCTTGAAGGAATTTATATAAGATATCCTTGTGAATAGTAGATGTAAATTGGGAAAGTTTTGCAATTAGGATTAATCAATATCATTAGGAATTCTTGATTCTTGAAAGAATTTATATAAGATATCCTCGTGAATAGCAGATGTAAATTGGGAAAGTTTAGAATGGATACTTGGGCTATGGTTTTGTCCAACTACTCAACAAGATAAAAAGAGGAATGAGGCTCTTCAATAATTATTTTACCATGTCTAGTTATGATGTTATAATCTAGAGTTTTGGTTTTGATTACTATGATATATGACAAAAAACTACAATATAAAACTGGGAGTATTTTTTGTAATAGATGTTATTGATATAAGCATTTTAACCTTGATTTTGTTGTGAATGAAGTACATCATTCTTTAGATGGGCATCTTGATATATCaccattttattattgtgtgataTGGATACACTACCTTCAATTTCAATGTTCTCATTACTAATCAAAATCTAAACATAATTGTTATTCACATGCATAGATTATTTGAGAATCCTTTAATTTTTACGAACTTAATAATATTTGTTTGTGCCATATAGgctttttggtttattttcattaaaggttatgattttcaaaaagATGATCATCTTAGTAGTAATTATTTTGTGAAACACGACATCCATAGGTTATCCTCAAGGGGTATATTGTCTCTTTTTAGTTTCTTACTTGGACTAACATAGAGGGATGATAATGCTGAAATTATTTTAAACTAAATGaattattggagttgagaaaaaatcaactctacaactcccaaagatcacctgcatgcaaacctgtcacaaaaggagagaagcaaaaaagctatggaggccagaattcagagatccaaaaaagaagagtcgtattgattgtgcaacaagaatgcaattcaataattacagttgttataaaaatacaaaaagagaatccttataagaggatactcgaaaccctgaAGGAGAAAACCTTAAAAAATTagaagattcctaagtttagcttaagcatagagtataatagactaataattaaataattattagctattaAAATATTACTCTAACAGAATATGTTTTGATTCAATAACTCCAATGCCAACCATGTTCGTACATTTTCTAAAGAATTTAGGGTTTTTATATTGTTTTTGGTATTAGTATCCTATAAAGAAAAATTTTACTATAGTCCTTCATTAATGAGGGGACTTATTTTTATGTGATTTCATCTAAAATAGTGATGTGAAATTGTTAGTCAAAAGCCATTTCTTGATTAATGTGTGCAGTAAAGATACAAACCAAATTTTTAAAGGGATATGCCAAGGAAACCTACTAGATAAGTTTTTTCCATTATTTTTCCATATTTAAAGGAATGAAAAATAACTTTATCCATTCCTTTGTTTTGCATTACAAAAGTGTCTCATTATAAGCTCATGCTCATTGTTATACAAAAAGTGTCTTACAAATATTTTAACTGAATTAGGAAATACAACATTAGTAGCACCTTATATTACTATTGGTTTTTTTGGCACAACCATGTGAGACTACCTTTTTTTTTTCCTAGATTTTTACATCTTGGGCTAGTAAAGTCCTTAGCATAGCTTGCTATATAGACCTATGTCTATAAAAAAAAGTGCTTCAAGTGCTTCTTGAGGCTTGTGTATTGGAGGAATGTAATACCCTTACTTTATAGTGTGTTTAAAATGCACAACCACTTACGAGAAAATAGTGGCTCCTCGTAGCCATTTATATAACCTATTACAACATGCACTTTAGTCAACACTTGGGtgacaaaaaaaatatattcaaaccttaaaaatagaaaatgaaaaggctCAATTACTTTTAATTTCCAAGGTTTTTTTGTAATATGACGAAAGAGCATACACAATTGACCTTGGTAGACACAGGTGATCAAGCCATTTATAATTCTCAATATTATCTAAGAATGTAAGAGAAGAGCATATAAGGTCATAAATAGAAGAGATCAGTGAAAATTGGTTAAAAGAAGTAATAAATGCCATGTCCATATAAGGTCAATTGAATAGGGCACAAGGATTGAATGCCCTTTAAAAATTTCAGGATTTAATATATGTTCACATCCATTTGTTAACTGTTTTCTATTGTTCACGAGTTTCTACAATAGTTTATGCCCTACACTCTTGTCTAAATCCACTTTGTAGCAGTTCAGTGTAATAGCTAACAATTAAAAAGATTTTTGTTTTTGCCATTGCTTTCCACAAGGCATAAACCGAGGTGTATGTTGGTGCTACTCATTACCCTATTGTTTTAGAATAACAGTATCAtaaccatcaaatgttgaaacaGGTTCCTTTTTTGTTAtgaagaaataaacaagatcaagtATTTATATCATTAATGATCACAGAAAATAGCAACAGCAAACAATTATAGTTGCCAGGAGACACGGGAATACTGGTAAGCAAGTAAATGAATAAGGAGACAACAATATTATATATAACTGTAGTCAGCAGAAATTGTGGGTATGCAGCCAGGGACAAGGACATGCTATAATGAAGTTTCCTGGCAACTATCAAGACGATATTTTAAGAAAAAATTGATATCAACTGAACATTTGAACATTAAGCTCCATAATCCGTGTCAAGCAGATGAACAATTTGACTATCATACTTTAAATGCTAATCTTTATAAAAATACCTCATATAATCAAGGAAACTTTGTAATAAGAGTCCCAGTGGTTACTAATAAATTAGTTGGAAAATAAACCATTGCAAGAATTTCAAAGAATTAAAGTTACATAATAAAATTTACAGATAGGATCACCAGCAGCTCTATTGAGCGATTTTGAAAGAGATCCATACAGCAAAACGTACCAAGTTAGGAAGCTAATAACTTGGTTCAGTAGAATATCTATTCAACACCTTGTAATGGAAGATCTGTTACCAGATTGGATGTCTTGCAAAGAATAACCATACCATTGAGTATTCTTGACCAAAAGAATAAATAATGCGCCGCTCCTGCTTTTTCATACCCAGAAAAGATGCTTCTTCTCTGGGGTTCAATATACAGCTACAAGCTACTTGGAACATGCAGCAAGTAAACTTCGGTTTCCTCCCAATTCACCTTCCCTCAGAGTTAGCAATCTACAGGATTGCTCCATGATCAATGTATATGTTGATTGGAATTGCCATGGAACAAGTGCATAATGATCCCCATACTCTTCCATGCCCTCCACAAGAAACTGCCAAACCATAGCTCCAGCACCAGCTCCCCCTTTCCTAGCTGAGTCGTATATTTTGTCATACATAAATTTGAATAGTAGATCTCGCTGTTTTGGTTCAAAGCCTTTATGGTGTGAAGAAAGTCCGAACTCTGTAAAAAGCACTGGTTTCTTAAGAGTGTGTTCTCCGTCATCAATATGGGAAGTTGCCCATTTAGACATATATTTGATATGATCCTCTAGTTCCACATCAGGAATCCTACATTTACCACCACTACAATGTCAGAAAAGAACATAGAAACTCCAGAAATAGCATTTTAATATTGAATAAAAGGCAGAAACATATGACCATATGCGCTCATAGAATGCTCTAAAATTAGATAATGAATGCCTAAAACATGTTCCTTTATAGTTAACAATACTCATTTTGAAATAGATTCCCAAGAAATTACTCACCAACTGTCAGGGTAAGCATGGACAGAAGCAAAATCAATCTCTTCAacttgtgaattattaataaaatCTGAACCAAGTGATGCAGCCCAATATCCAGGATTCACTTCAAATTTATCGGGTGTAATCTGCCCATAGAAGCCTTCCAGTCCAATAGTGAGAAGATGCTTGTTATCCAATGACTTTACAAACTTTGCCATTTCCTCAATCCATGCCTGCATGTGAGACGGTAGCAtttttagaaagataaaaataaaacttTCTGGAGAAAAAAAGGTCCTTAAATAAGTGCAAATGAATATAAAAACTTCTGATGATGAAAAAACAAGAACCGAGTGGAGTAATCAAATTATTAATCTACCTGGAGGCTACGACCAGAAGGATCTGACATACAGCGAGGTTCATTAATAAGCTCCCACGCAAATATCGCTGGCTCATTTCGGTACTCAACTCCACTGAGACTATTTTTCCTTGTCAAAATTTTCTGAAGCAACAGAATAGATAAGGTCAGATTCTAAAGATTATTAATGAAGAACAATTTTAAGCCTGCCATATTTAAAAGGTGGAATTCTCATTTATAATTTACTCTTCACTAAGATGCAAACCATCTAATACTCACAGTTGCAGAAGTTGCTAGTGATTAAATGTTAATGAGCAAATCCAGCAAGTGTTACATATGAATGCCATATACCCAGATTTGAAGGCAGTTCTCTCTTTTATATTATATTCTTCTCCTAGCAAATCTAATCACTCAGACTTGCAGTAGCTACAAGCAATTGAGAGCTAAAACAGGGTGTTGAACGTTAATGctaaaaactcagaattttttatTAAGGAAACCAAACCACCATAACCATAATTAATTGTCGTAAATATATTAAATCTGACCATATTACTAATTGTAATTATAAAATGATCTCAACTATTCATGATGAAGAATGGACCATGATTGTTGAGGATGGGCTCCAGTGGTAAAAATTTTGGAGCTTCCAAAGCAGAGCCCCGGGTTCAAATAGACATGATTAAGTGTTGAAACTGCATAAATTACCACATCTCACTCACCAATTGTGTGGCCTACCCCAGTATACAAGGCCAGGCGCAAGTCCCAGGTGACTTTGACATAAAAGATACCCCTCAATGTGACATCTAAGCTGAAGGTCAGCCCTTAAGATGAATTTGCTCTCAAAACAATGACTATAATTAGCAGTGGTCAAAAATATGCTTCAGATGATCAGATAGACTGGTTTCAAATTAGACATGATTAGGTATGATTAGAAATTGAGCAAAACTAAAGGGCATATGGTGGTGAACTAGTTATGTtgatcataaaattcaaaatattcatcaaACCACTAGCAGTCAACTTAACGAGTGTGCAGATCAGACATACTTAATCTCAAATAGAAATTTTGATCACAAAATGAAGCACAGCAAAATAGTAAACCCTACATAATGTTTATTCAAGTTTCTTGAAATAATCATGAAATCTGGATCTGATACAAAGCTTACAGCAGATATTGATTTAGGAGATTATATGTGACTACGCATATTAGGGTGATGTACCTTCAATGGACTGTTGTCTTCTACCCAGCCAATCTACAACCTATGGCGTGCTTATGCGGGTCTGCAGATAACCAGTCCCAAGACTCAACTAAAATTCTTAGTGCCTTCTGAGTGTGTGCCAGGAACTCCTCTTGCTGATTGCTAATA is part of the Cryptomeria japonica chromosome 10, Sugi_1.0, whole genome shotgun sequence genome and harbors:
- the LOC131033253 gene encoding mannan endo-1,4-beta-mannosidase 2, with amino-acid sequence MSEGTRLYTVLGVASCIVVLYLNFGNVHFGPLWQPYMSFVGRNGSQFVVDGKAMYINGWNSYWLMDQSVGEWTRHRTKTILKRGAQMGLNVVRTWAFNDGGYNALQISPGVFDERVFRALDFVIVEARRNGLRLIFSLVNNLNAYGGKEQYVQWAYVAGVDVRSTNDSFFDDPTIRGYYKDYVKKILTRKNSLSGVEYRNEPAIFAWELINEPRCMSDPSGRSLQAWIEEMAKFVKSLDNKHLLTIGLEGFYGQITPDKFEVNPGYWAASLGSDFINNSQVEEIDFASVHAYPDSWIPDVELEDHIKYMSKWATSHIDDGEHTLKKPVLFTEFGLSSHHKGFEPKQRDLLFKFMYDKIYDSARKGGAGAGAMVWQFLVEGMEEYGDHYALVPWQFQSTYTLIMEQSCRLLTLREGELGGNRSLLAACSK